The Maridesulfovibrio sp. genomic sequence TAGCGGAGAAGTCGGGCTTGAAGAGCCAGTTAACTCCGTCCATGGCGCCGGGAAGCATCAGTCCCCTGCCGATGAAAATAAACACGAGCAGGAAAAGAAGGGGCATGAAGATTTTGTTGACCCTTTCGATACCGGCTTTAACTCCGGTGAATAGGGCAATGAAGGTAAATGCCCAGGCTGCAGCTGTTGCCAGAAAGATGGATCCCTGTACGTTACCCATGTTCATGGGGGAGTCGGTCAGGCCGAGAAAGCTTCCGAAGAAGAAGTCCTTGGGTGCTGCCCCCCAACCTTGAGTAAAGGCCAGGCCCACGTAGTTCATCGCCCATGCGATAACTACTACATAATAAGAGGCAATGATGAATGATACCACTACCTGCCACCAGCCGAGCCATTCCCATTTTTTGGAAATGGATGAGAAAATTTTTGGCGCTGAACCCTTGAATCTCTGGCCGAGGCCGAATTCAAGAATCATGAAGGGGATACCCGCAGCAAGCATTGCTACAAAGTAGGGGATGAGAAATGCACCACCGCCGTTTTCATAAACCATGTAAGGAAAACGCCAGATGTTTCCCAACCCGATTGCAGATCCTACCGCGGCAAGAATAAAGCCGGAACGGGAACCCCAAGTTTCTCTTTTTTGCATGTTGTTTGAACTCCTTAAGAAAAAACCAGCCGAAACCGCAACCATTTTGCGGAATCAGCAAAAAGTATATGTAAAATGCGCTAAACGCATAATTGAGCATACCGCATAGAATACATTTTGATTATTGTCCATCAAATTCGGAAACTTGATTTCAGAGCCGATAGTAAATCTTGTGTGGTCGCAGTGTTATTTTGCATATCTGTGATGTATATGTATGCAAAATGAAATTTTACATACATATTTTACGTGTTCCGAAAATTAAATGTACATTGAGATAAATTTCAGAAAAATTGATTTTGCTGGAAACTGGAGATGAAATACGTTGAGTCAATATGAGAGCAAAAGATGACCTGAAACAGAGTGCTCGACTAAAGGCCATGTTGATATTATGCTTTCCAGATAATTTTAAGGAGTTATTATGGCACATATTCTTGTTCTTGATGATGTTGTGGACGCAGGCATACTCCTCAAGCGCATTCTGGAACGCAAGGGGCATGAAGTAAGTGTTTTTTCCGAGGAGGAGGAAGCCCTTGCATTTTTGGACGGCAGCGGTGTTGAGTTGGCCATTTTGGACATCAAGCTTAAAAAAATGACCGGGGTGGAAGTTCTGGAAGAGATGAAAAAAATCCTGCCTGAACTGAAGGCCATCATGCTGACCGGCTACCCTACCCTTGAAACCGCCCGTGAATCCTTAAAGCACGGAGCCAATGAATACTGCGTCAAGCCTATAGATAAAGAAGAGTTGGAGTCCAAGGTCTCCAACGTATTGGAAGCTTAGGTCTCCTTCTGCTTTGCTTTTTTGCTTTGCTTTGTTCCTTCCCCGCTTTTGAAATATAAATACTTATATGTATTTAAAAAATGAGCTTGAATAACACTGGCAAATCTGTTTTTAAAAGACAGTTTTCTAGCGTAAAAGTGTATTCATATGTGTTCATTATATATAGCCGGAGGCCCGGCACTAATTTAAGGAGAATTTAATATGTCTGATTTATCTATACTTTTCCCCGGTCAGGGGTCACAGGAACCCGGCATGGGACGTGATCTTGCCGAAAAATGGTCCGCCGCCATGGATATGTGGAAGTTTGCCGAGGCTGAATCCGGCCTGCCCCTGCGTGAAATCTATTGGGAAGGCGACGCCGCAGATATGGCCAAGACCGATGCCCTGCAGCCCGGCCTTACTGTTGTCAACCTGTCGATCTGGTCCTACCTTAAGGAAAGTCTGAAGCCGGCAGCAACAGCTGGGCATAGTCTCGGAGAATTCGCATCTCTTGGTGCTTCCGGAATTCTTTCTGTAGAAGACACCATCAAAGCGGTCTCCCTGCGCGGAAAGCTTATGTCTCAGGTTGCAAATGAAGATCACGGTATGGCCGCGGTGCTCAAGCTTGATCAGTCCGCAGTTGAAGAAGCTGTTGAATTCGGAGCTTCCGAGACCGGGAAGGAACTGCGTGTCGCCAACTACAATTCCCCGGCCCAGTATGTGATCAGCGGTGAAAAGGCTGCAATCGAGGCTGCCGGAACCGTGATCAAGGAAAAGAAAGGCCGGTCCATTCCTCTTCCTGTAAGCGGTGCATTTCACAGCCCGCTCATTCAGGAAGCTGCTGATGAATTTGCAGCCTACCTTGGCAAACTGGATTGGAATACACCCGCATTCCCGGTCTACTTCAACGTGACTGCCGGTACTGAATCCAACCCAGAAGAGATCAAGAAGATTATGAGTTCCCAGATGACTTCATCCGTGCGTTGGATTGAGATTGTTTCCAACCAGTATGCTGCAGGAGCGCGCAAGTTTCTCGAACTCGGGCCCAAGGGAGTGCTGACCAAGCTGCTCGTTGCCAACCTCAAGGGTAAGGAATACGAAGGAAAAGGCATCGGTAATTTGGAGCAGGCTGACGCTTTGAAATAGCTGAAACTGTAGGTGAATTTGAAATAAAAAAGGACCGGCCTTTACAGGCTGGTCCTTTTTTTTATGCGTTTTAAATTGAGCAGCTTCCGCTTTCCATGCAGTAATTGTTGATTACATTCATCATCTGGTTGTTGAAATAAACACAATTATGTTCGTCAAGACAGCTGCTTACGTATGAAGAGTCCATGTGAGTAGACAGGGAGTCGGACCCGTTTTCAATGGTGATGGTCCATGCATCCATGTCCTCATTGAATTCGGTGGACATGTCGATGTTAAATCTTTCTATTTCCGGATAAAGGTCCATGACCATTTGCCGGATTTGGGAGTCTGTAAGTCTCATAGTTCCCCCTAGGCTTTGCAGTGGCATGAGCTTTTAGTTGTTTCTATGGTATATATTTAAATAATAAATAGTGAACTTCTTCTGTCAATCCGTAATGGTGGATTTGTTGAAAATAGTTTTCATTTAAACCAGATGATTTGGTTGAAGGTATTTTTTTTTAAAAAGTTACGTTGTAGCATTTGTGGCTTAAAGTGATAGGTGGTTTTTTTATTTATATTTAATTGTAATTGATTGTTTCTATGCTAAAATTTTAATTGTTGTCAAAGTAGATGAATAAAAAGATGTGCTTTGTTTAAATAAATCATAGTGTTTGGGGTAAATATGAAAATATTGACTGCTTCACGCATGGAGCGTTGTATAGGTTGCCATTCCTGCTCATTTGCCTGTGCTCGGTTGGTGCATAAGTTGCTTTCATGGAATACCGCAGGGATAAGGATAGCTTCTTCCGGCGGACTTTCTACCGGCTTTGTCGCCAAGGTTTGTCTGGGCTGCTCTCCGGCACCATGTGCCGAGGTCTGCCCTACAGGAGCCATGAAAGGTCGCAAGAATGGTGGCGGGGTTATTCATAAAAAGGATGTATGTATCCGTTGCGGTAAATGTGCCGAAGCCTGCCCGGTGGATGCCATTTATCTGGATTTGAAGGACCGCCCGTACGTATGCATCCATTGCGGCAGGTGTGTTGAATTCTGTCCGCACGAATGCCTTGAGCTGGTTGATTCGGATAGAGGGAGGGACTCATAATGATACGCGATTATTTCAGGGTCCTGATTGTTGATCTGAGTAGCGGCAAAGGCAATGTAACCAAAGTTGAAGGGCGCAATGAATTTGTCGGGGGCAGCGGACTTGGTGCTTTACTCTTTGAAAAATATGGGTATGCGGACCGCCCGTGGGATGATCCGGACCAGCCGCTGATATTTTCCATTGGTCCTCTGACCGGCCTTTTCCCGTTGATGAGCAAGACGGTCTGCTCTTTCAAGTCTCCTTACCATAACCAGTTTGCCGAGAGTCATGCCGGTGGGCGTTCGGCTTTGGCGATTCGTTTTGCAGATTATGACGCTCTGGTGATCAGTGGCCGGGCTGAGCGTTTATCCTGTCTTTCTCTCGGAATGAAGCATCTGGAAGTCAAGGATGTACAGTTTCTGGCCGGGAAGGATGTTTTCAGCACTGGTAAGATATTGCGCAATATGTTTTCAGGTTCCGGGCACAGGTCTATCCTGCGCATAGGCCCTGCCGGTGAGAATTTTTCAGCCATGGCCTGCATCAATGCGGATACCTATCGCCATTTCGGGCGGCTGGGGGCCGGTGCGGTTATGGGAGCCAAAAATCTTAAGGGAATCGTAATTCAGGGTGACGGTTCATTCGCTTTGCCGGAAGGCAGGGAGTACGCGAAAATTTATCAGCAGGTTTATGAAAAGGTGACCGCCACCGACATGATGAGCAAATATCATAACCTTGGTACTGCTGCCAATCTTGACGCTCTTAACGAACTGGAGTCCCTGCCTTGGCGTAATCTGCAGGCCACCAAAGATAAAGAGATTATCGGAATTACCGGGAAGAAATTTGCCGACGATACCCTGCTGCGTAATGCCGCTTGTGCCGGGTGTCCGGTTGGTTGCATCCATATCGGCTTTGTGCGCGAGAAATTTATGGAGGATAACCAGTACCTTTACCGTCAGGTAGCCTATGATTACGAGCCTATTTTTGCCACCGGTTCCATGCTCGGGGTAACTGATGCTTTTCAGGTGCTTGGTATTATGGATGAAGTGGAGAAAGGCGGACTCGACGTTATGTCCGGCGGAGTGGCTCTTGCGTGGGCAACAGAGGCTCTTGAAAAAGGTTTGGTCAGTAAGGATGAGACAATCGTACCTCTCGCTTTCGGTGATGCCGGCAACTACAAAAAGGCTGTGCAATATTTAAGCAGCGCTGAAAATGAATTCTATGCCGCGCTGGGTAAAGGTTCACTTGTGGCTGCTGCAAAGTATGGAGGCGCTGATTTTGCCTGTGTGCTCGGTCAAGAGATGGCCGGATATGCCACCGGGGAAACTTTTTATGTGGCTGAAGGTCTTGGATTCAGGCATTCACATCTGGATTCGGGAGGCTATTCATGGGACCAGAAAAATGACAGCAAAGATGCCGGCGAAGTCTGTGATTTCCTGATCAGCGACGAAACAGGACGGGCTTTCCTGACTTCCATGGTTTCCTGCCTTTTCGGACGCGGAGTCTACAAGGATGAAGTTCTTGCCGAATGCCTGAAGTCTGTCGGTTACGAAGAAATAGCTGAAAATATGAATCTTATTGCTGAAAGAGTCCGGGCCATGCGTTGGAAAATACGTTTTGATACCGGATACAACCCGGATAAGATCGACATACCCAAACGGTATAGTGAAATTACAACGTGGAAGGGCAAAACCGACCCGGAATATCTGGAAAAACTTAAAAAAGAGTATGGGCGTAGAATCTGTGAACTGGTTTCGGATACGGCTCTTGAAAAGCTGGGTTTGAAAAAAAATGCGTAAAATTTAAAAAAGTACTTGCCAAGTGATTCCTGTTTGGTTAGTAATCTCTCCTCAGCGGCGCCGAGGTAGCTCAGTCGGTAGAGCAGGGGACTGAAAATCCCCGTGTCGGCAGTTCAATTCTGTCCCTCGGCACCACTAAGTGCCTAGAATAGCCCTCATGATAAATCATGAGGGCTTTTTCGTGTTTTGCGTATTTCTTACATTTTAAATTATCTGCAACTTTGCATAATTCTTACTCAGCTCCAGCCGGAAATGCTCCTGAAAGGCTGTTTCAGTGATACTTGGTTGTTTTGCCTTGAATTGTACGCAGGCGATGGTGTTCTGCAATTTCGTTCTATCAGGGCGGATGGCAATAATATCCCCGGTGGCAATCTCCCTGTTCATCAGGTGGCTGACGGTAATCCCCGCTCCCAACCCGGACTTGATGGCTGAAACAATGGCTTCGGAGCTGTCGGCAATGAAGCTAAGGTTAAGTTGCTGCGGTTCGCGGTTGAAGTGCAGTTTGAACCAGCTGCGGAAGAGAGCGATGTCGTCTTTGTAACCGATAAAGTCCAGTTGTGTCAGGCTGCCGTAATTTATTTCATTTACCCGAGCCCGGTAATATTCATTTGAACAGGCTAATACGAATTCTTCACGAACAACGGGTTTAATGGAATAAGTTGATGTTCCTCCCGGTGTATCCATGAAGAATGGCAGGATGTCGATATAAGCGAAATCCAATTCTCCATTTGCTACTTTGGAGAAAAGTATCTTGGGTTCGTCAAGCTCCAATTTCATTGTCACCGCCGGATACTTACGCCGGAATGAACCGAATATCGGTGGCAGGTATATTTTCCCGAATTCAGTAGGCGCCCCAATGCGCAGCAGCCCTGATGGAGTAGTCAGGCCATCGTTTATATGCTGCACTCCCTGCTCCAGTTCATTCATGAATTCCTGCACAATTCCATAAAGTTTCTTTCCGGCTGCTGTTGGTACGAGTCTGCGATTTACTCTTGTAAATAGTTGCGTCTGCAACTCTTCTTCCAGTTTTTTTAAGTGCTGGCTGACCCCGGACTGGGTTATGTGCAGCTTTAAGGCTGCTGCGGTGCTACTCTGCTCGTTGAATATATGGAAAAAAACTTTCAGTCTGTTCAGATCGGGAAGCATTTTTTTGAGCCTATTAGTTAGTAAAATTAATTAAAAAAGGTAGAACTATTAATTTTACTAATTACATAGGTCGCGTTTATCTTTCAAGCATTAAAGGGCAGTTGGGTCTGCCTAAACAGATAAGAGGAAAATGTTTTGAAGATAGGGATAATAGCGGCAATGGAAGAAGAGCTTGTATTGCTGGTCAATAAACTGGACGGGGCGAGCACCGAAAGTTTCGGGCAGTTTACCTACCACACCGGAAAAATAAACGGTGTAGAAGTGGCTCTTTTTTTGTGCGGAATCGGCAAGGTTAATGCCGCAGTCGGCACCACC encodes the following:
- a CDS encoding response regulator, with the translated sequence MAHILVLDDVVDAGILLKRILERKGHEVSVFSEEEEALAFLDGSGVELAILDIKLKKMTGVEVLEEMKKILPELKAIMLTGYPTLETARESLKHGANEYCVKPIDKEELESKVSNVLEA
- a CDS encoding ACP S-malonyltransferase; the encoded protein is MSDLSILFPGQGSQEPGMGRDLAEKWSAAMDMWKFAEAESGLPLREIYWEGDAADMAKTDALQPGLTVVNLSIWSYLKESLKPAATAGHSLGEFASLGASGILSVEDTIKAVSLRGKLMSQVANEDHGMAAVLKLDQSAVEEAVEFGASETGKELRVANYNSPAQYVISGEKAAIEAAGTVIKEKKGRSIPLPVSGAFHSPLIQEAADEFAAYLGKLDWNTPAFPVYFNVTAGTESNPEEIKKIMSSQMTSSVRWIEIVSNQYAAGARKFLELGPKGVLTKLLVANLKGKEYEGKGIGNLEQADALK
- a CDS encoding 4Fe-4S binding protein, giving the protein MKILTASRMERCIGCHSCSFACARLVHKLLSWNTAGIRIASSGGLSTGFVAKVCLGCSPAPCAEVCPTGAMKGRKNGGGVIHKKDVCIRCGKCAEACPVDAIYLDLKDRPYVCIHCGRCVEFCPHECLELVDSDRGRDS
- a CDS encoding aldehyde ferredoxin oxidoreductase N-terminal domain-containing protein, encoding MIRDYFRVLIVDLSSGKGNVTKVEGRNEFVGGSGLGALLFEKYGYADRPWDDPDQPLIFSIGPLTGLFPLMSKTVCSFKSPYHNQFAESHAGGRSALAIRFADYDALVISGRAERLSCLSLGMKHLEVKDVQFLAGKDVFSTGKILRNMFSGSGHRSILRIGPAGENFSAMACINADTYRHFGRLGAGAVMGAKNLKGIVIQGDGSFALPEGREYAKIYQQVYEKVTATDMMSKYHNLGTAANLDALNELESLPWRNLQATKDKEIIGITGKKFADDTLLRNAACAGCPVGCIHIGFVREKFMEDNQYLYRQVAYDYEPIFATGSMLGVTDAFQVLGIMDEVEKGGLDVMSGGVALAWATEALEKGLVSKDETIVPLAFGDAGNYKKAVQYLSSAENEFYAALGKGSLVAAAKYGGADFACVLGQEMAGYATGETFYVAEGLGFRHSHLDSGGYSWDQKNDSKDAGEVCDFLISDETGRAFLTSMVSCLFGRGVYKDEVLAECLKSVGYEEIAENMNLIAERVRAMRWKIRFDTGYNPDKIDIPKRYSEITTWKGKTDPEYLEKLKKEYGRRICELVSDTALEKLGLKKNA
- a CDS encoding LysR family transcriptional regulator, producing MLPDLNRLKVFFHIFNEQSSTAAALKLHITQSGVSQHLKKLEEELQTQLFTRVNRRLVPTAAGKKLYGIVQEFMNELEQGVQHINDGLTTPSGLLRIGAPTEFGKIYLPPIFGSFRRKYPAVTMKLELDEPKILFSKVANGELDFAYIDILPFFMDTPGGTSTYSIKPVVREEFVLACSNEYYRARVNEINYGSLTQLDFIGYKDDIALFRSWFKLHFNREPQQLNLSFIADSSEAIVSAIKSGLGAGITVSHLMNREIATGDIIAIRPDRTKLQNTIACVQFKAKQPSITETAFQEHFRLELSKNYAKLQII